GTCCATGATTATGGAAAAACGTACGCGCAGAAATATTCCGACCTCAGGGATGATCAAGCCACTGTTTGGACGAGCATGTACGAGAAAAACCTTGGGAGGAAGGTCAGTCGCTTACCGCCATGGGAAGTCTCTGAGACCGGTCGAAAAGAGAGTACAGAAATGCACTTCGGTGACCCTACCAAGAAAGACTTCGCTTCGGTCATGTTAGAGAGAGCAGCAGAAGCCGGTGCACTGACCCACAAGAAACATTTCGAGACTGCGGAGCAACGGAGGGAGaggagaaaaggaaagaaaactaaaagcGAAAGTGAATCCAGtagagaaggagaagaagagaaaaaagacaagGAGGAGAACGCAAGGACGTCCTCGCTTTGCCAACATGACGATGAAAACGCTGAAAACGCCACCGGAAAAGAATAACATAACCTGAACCAACACAATACATACAGACCTCTAATGTTCTCTCCGCTGTCCTTGAACTCGGAAATTAAGGTATTTGAGCCTGATTAAAACTACCACAAATACTTGATCTTGGCTGCTGAATGCACATGACTGAGTTTGAATCTTCATTCCGACGACAAAGCTATTTAAAATTGGGTTAATTCACGAACGTTTCATCACAAATACTGGGCGGGAG
This region of Pocillopora verrucosa isolate sample1 chromosome 3, ASM3666991v2, whole genome shotgun sequence genomic DNA includes:
- the LOC131768274 gene encoding uncharacterized protein: MADCPIMQIDEDSPAVPMSNWEAEAVHDYGKTYAQKYSDLRDDQATVWTSMYEKNLGRKVSRLPPWEVSETGRKESTEMHFGDPTKKDFASVMLERAAEAGALTHKKHFETAEQRRERRKGKKTKSESESSREGEEEKKDKEENARTSSLCQHDDENAENATGKE